From one Paenibacillus sp. FSL K6-1330 genomic stretch:
- a CDS encoding PLP-dependent aminotransferase family protein has translation MQFSFASRAQTLLSSPLRDIRELAKRDSFISLAEELPAEELFPLHSLAEAATSVLSEDPLALQYGEAEGYGPLREWLSEDFSRRKGLSVLPQHILLTTGTQQAIDLLVRVYVDPGDPVLVENPTSPGLLQVLRLQGAVIVPVEGDQDGMLPEHLENMIRQHKPKLLMAAPNFTNPTGVMWSLERRKQVLELCISHGLLIVEDDSYGDLYFADPKNPKPRIPSIFSLEEPQGGHVLYVGSFSKTVAPALRTGWAAGNRRLIEMMTAVKQMADWQSSMLNQRMLHHLLESKHFKLEDHIGMLNREYATRLKLMVELLKRSAWKDSKYAVPPGGMFLWVRLPPGLNGDALLRATLLKGAAFLPGSMCSAADHTRECIRLNFTHPGRDELLLGMNLISEAVMEFTARN, from the coding sequence ATGCAGTTTTCCTTTGCTTCCCGTGCACAGACCCTTTTGTCATCCCCGCTGCGCGATATCAGGGAACTTGCGAAGCGGGATTCTTTTATTTCCTTGGCAGAAGAGCTGCCGGCTGAAGAATTGTTTCCTTTGCATTCACTGGCAGAAGCTGCGACATCGGTGCTCTCCGAGGACCCGCTCGCCTTGCAGTACGGTGAGGCAGAAGGGTATGGGCCGCTGCGGGAGTGGCTGAGCGAGGATTTTTCCCGGCGTAAAGGCCTGAGTGTCCTGCCTCAGCATATTTTGCTGACAACGGGCACCCAGCAGGCCATCGATTTGCTGGTCAGGGTGTATGTGGACCCGGGCGACCCGGTACTGGTGGAGAATCCAACCTCACCAGGACTGCTCCAGGTGCTGCGCCTCCAAGGTGCCGTCATCGTGCCTGTGGAGGGAGATCAAGACGGAATGCTGCCGGAGCACCTGGAGAACATGATTCGGCAGCACAAGCCGAAGCTGCTTATGGCTGCGCCCAATTTTACCAATCCGACAGGCGTGATGTGGAGTTTGGAACGGCGTAAGCAGGTGCTGGAGCTGTGTATCTCACACGGACTTCTTATTGTGGAGGATGATTCTTACGGTGATCTTTATTTTGCGGATCCCAAGAATCCGAAGCCCCGAATTCCTTCCATCTTCTCACTTGAGGAGCCGCAGGGAGGACATGTTCTGTATGTGGGCTCGTTCAGTAAAACCGTTGCGCCAGCGCTGCGTACGGGATGGGCTGCTGGGAACCGGCGCTTGATTGAGATGATGACGGCCGTGAAGCAGATGGCCGACTGGCAATCCAGCATGCTGAACCAGCGGATGCTGCACCATCTGCTGGAATCGAAGCATTTTAAGCTGGAAGATCATATCGGCATGCTTAATCGGGAATACGCAACGAGGCTCAAGCTGATGGTGGAACTGCTGAAACGCAGCGCGTGGAAGGATTCGAAGTATGCAGTGCCTCCCGGGGGGATGTTTCTCTGGGTACGGCTACCTCCGGGATTGAATGGGGATGCGCTCCTAAGAGCTACTCTATTAAAAGGAGCCGCTTTCCTGCCAGGCTCGATGTGCTCGGCAGCTGATCATACCCGTGAGTGTATCCGGCTGAATTTTACGCATCCGGGGCGGGATGAGCTGCTGCTCGGTATGAATCTCATCAGCGAGGCCGTAATGGAATTTACAGCCCGGAATTAG
- a CDS encoding phosphodiester glycosidase family protein, producing the protein MRTLKYIRPKQLNRTFMLAIAPFIGMLLCMWLITEPPHLSHETAEYIPSGSISEQSAVIKQDLDQAAVYAEQTISSIEKTAKLYRQTTATVGTILQSAEAQASRPEQIYNRRITTKLGVPIETVNSDRIRIELYKINPGTYHGYAMKVKLKDPSAMKMSLGSESGRPGSVETTMRAVSRHGAVAGINAGGYADGNGGRHPLSTTYYDGKYVSGFQPSFKDLAFVGMSKSGKLIGGKFYSQSELDRLDPMFGATFVPVLLQNGSKTTIPEKWRTTPGRAPRTVIGNYKDDQLLILVTEGYDEKGKSGATLQELQNKLKNLGVIDAYNLDGGGSASLILNGRVVNKPSDGNLRPVPTHFLFFK; encoded by the coding sequence GTGAGAACACTGAAGTATATCCGTCCCAAGCAGTTAAATCGTACATTTATGCTGGCCATTGCACCTTTTATCGGAATGCTGCTATGTATGTGGTTAATTACGGAACCGCCGCACCTGTCGCACGAAACAGCGGAGTACATACCATCCGGCAGCATATCAGAACAGTCCGCCGTAATCAAACAGGATTTGGATCAAGCCGCTGTCTATGCGGAACAGACGATATCCTCCATTGAAAAAACGGCCAAGCTCTATCGGCAAACGACCGCCACGGTAGGAACCATTCTGCAATCAGCGGAAGCACAAGCTTCACGCCCGGAGCAAATCTATAATCGCCGGATCACAACCAAACTGGGTGTCCCTATTGAAACGGTCAACAGTGACCGGATTCGAATTGAGTTATACAAGATCAACCCGGGTACTTATCACGGATATGCGATGAAGGTCAAATTGAAGGATCCTTCCGCGATGAAGATGTCGCTAGGCAGCGAAAGCGGCAGGCCCGGGTCCGTAGAAACCACCATGCGTGCCGTAAGCCGGCATGGTGCGGTTGCAGGGATTAATGCCGGTGGATACGCTGACGGGAACGGGGGCAGACATCCACTGAGCACAACCTATTATGATGGCAAATACGTCTCAGGGTTTCAACCGAGCTTTAAGGATCTTGCCTTTGTCGGCATGAGCAAATCCGGCAAGCTGATCGGTGGCAAGTTCTACAGCCAGAGCGAGCTTGACCGGCTCGATCCCATGTTCGGTGCTACCTTTGTACCCGTGCTGCTCCAAAACGGCAGTAAAACAACAATTCCCGAGAAATGGAGAACGACCCCTGGCCGGGCACCGCGTACCGTCATCGGCAATTACAAGGACGATCAGTTGCTCATCCTGGTTACCGAAGGATATGACGAGAAGGGCAAATCGGGAGCCACGCTGCAAGAGCTGCAGAACAAGCTTAAAAATTTGGGCGTGATTGACGCTTATAATCTCGATGGCGGCGGGTCCGCATCCCTAATCCTAAACGGCCGGGTCGTGAACAAACCGTCGGACGGAAATCTGCGCCCGGTACCCACGCACTTCTTATTTTTCAAATGA
- the trmL gene encoding tRNA (uridine(34)/cytosine(34)/5-carboxymethylaminomethyluridine(34)-2'-O)-methyltransferase TrmL — protein MALHIVLVEPEIPANTGNIARTCAATGTHLHLVRPLGFNTDDKTLKRAGLDYWYAVHIEYHDSFEELQALYPEGRYYYATTKATKRYMDIEYQDGDFLVFGKETKGLPPELLAANSEHCIRMPMTDKVRSLNLSNSAAIMVYEALRQLDFPGME, from the coding sequence ATGGCATTACACATCGTACTAGTCGAACCGGAAATTCCAGCCAATACGGGCAATATCGCCAGAACTTGCGCCGCAACGGGCACACATCTGCACCTGGTCCGTCCGCTCGGTTTTAATACAGACGACAAGACATTAAAGCGGGCCGGGCTGGATTACTGGTATGCCGTACATATTGAATATCACGATTCCTTTGAGGAGTTGCAGGCGCTCTATCCGGAAGGACGTTATTACTACGCCACGACGAAGGCTACCAAGCGTTACATGGACATTGAATATCAAGACGGGGATTTTTTGGTGTTTGGCAAAGAAACCAAGGGATTGCCGCCGGAGCTGCTAGCCGCGAATAGCGAGCATTGCATCCGCATGCCGATGACCGATAAGGTGCGTTCTTTGAATTTATCCAACTCTGCAGCGATTATGGTATATGAAGCACTGCGTCAATTGGATTTCCCGGGTATGGAATAA
- a CDS encoding DUF2161 family putative PD-(D/E)XK-type phosphodiesterase — MAIKHEAELYAPLKAFFELNGYEVKGEVRNCDLVGMKEGADEPLIVELKKTFNLALLLQGIERLKLTPYVYLAVEKSRAKKGAVNQRWADLTGLCGRLGLGLITVTFYKTKAPFIEVLCEPEIAVQKGRTAIRRKERLLYEFRERSGDYNTGGVTRAKLVTAYREKTLRVAAAMNAAEVEQRSSRESQEGHELQEGTAPAILPGISPAAVRDRSGVGSAADILQRNYYGWFRRVSRGRYVLTPAGVQALADYATVLKS; from the coding sequence ATGGCGATAAAGCATGAAGCCGAGCTGTACGCTCCCCTGAAGGCCTTTTTTGAATTGAACGGATATGAAGTGAAAGGCGAGGTACGCAATTGCGATCTGGTCGGTATGAAAGAGGGCGCCGATGAACCGCTGATCGTGGAGCTGAAAAAAACATTCAATCTGGCCCTTCTGCTCCAAGGCATCGAGCGGTTGAAACTGACTCCTTACGTTTACCTGGCCGTCGAGAAGAGCCGGGCGAAGAAAGGAGCGGTCAATCAGCGCTGGGCGGATCTGACGGGGCTTTGCGGACGATTGGGATTGGGACTCATTACGGTCACCTTCTACAAAACCAAAGCGCCCTTCATCGAGGTGCTCTGTGAGCCGGAAATTGCGGTACAGAAGGGAAGGACAGCCATCAGGCGCAAGGAACGCCTGTTGTATGAATTCCGTGAGCGCAGCGGCGATTACAATACAGGTGGGGTAACGAGAGCCAAGCTGGTTACCGCTTATCGCGAAAAGACGCTGCGCGTGGCTGCTGCCATGAATGCGGCGGAAGTGGAGCAGCGGAGCTCGCGCGAATCTCAGGAGGGGCATGAGCTTCAAGAAGGAACTGCCCCTGCGATACTGCCTGGTATTTCTCCCGCAGCTGTGCGGGATCGAAGCGGCGTTGGATCAGCGGCTGACATTCTGCAGCGCAATTACTACGGCTGGTTCCGTCGGGTGAGCCGCGGACGCTACGTGCTCACACCAGCAGGCGTACAGGCCCTGGCAGACTATGCTACCGTATTGAAATCATAA
- a CDS encoding SpoVR family protein, translated as MHQDEIAELERSIAEITEIATGFGLDFYPMRYEICPADIIYTFGAYGMPTRFSHWSFGKTFNKMKMQYDFGLSKIYELVINSNPCYAFLLDGNSLIQNKLIVAHVLAHCDFFKNNARFSVSNRNMVESMSATAERISRYEIEHGTEAVEQFIDAVLAIQEHVDPHIIRPDKLDKQRYTARRMQAQKEESKRQKPPGRYDDLWDMDEDGENKADKLPASPKRFPPEPEKDIMWFIQEHSDILEDWQRDIMSMLREEMLYFWPQMETKIMNEGWASYWHQRILREMDLTSEETVEFAKLNASVVQPSRHSLNPYYLGLKIFEDIERRWDREKMFDVREYDSDISFLRNYLTKELVEDLDLYVFEKKGPEWKITDKAWENIRDQLVVSRVNGGSPFLVVTDGDHLRSGELMIKHLYEGIELDLKYMERTIPYVYRLWGKPVHLHSMIEGKPILFSYDGKKLHRRFI; from the coding sequence GTGCACCAAGACGAGATCGCGGAACTGGAACGTTCCATTGCGGAGATTACCGAGATCGCTACAGGCTTTGGCCTTGATTTTTACCCTATGCGATATGAGATCTGCCCGGCAGACATCATATACACCTTCGGTGCCTACGGCATGCCAACCCGGTTCAGCCACTGGAGCTTCGGAAAAACCTTTAATAAAATGAAGATGCAGTACGACTTCGGCCTTAGCAAAATCTACGAGCTCGTGATCAACTCCAATCCGTGTTATGCGTTTCTCCTGGACGGCAACTCCCTGATTCAGAATAAACTCATAGTCGCCCATGTCCTTGCACACTGCGATTTCTTTAAAAACAACGCCCGCTTCTCCGTCTCCAACCGTAATATGGTCGAGAGCATGTCGGCTACAGCCGAGCGCATCTCCCGTTATGAGATCGAACATGGCACGGAGGCGGTTGAGCAGTTTATTGACGCCGTTCTAGCGATTCAAGAGCATGTGGATCCCCATATCATAAGACCGGATAAACTTGATAAGCAGCGGTACACCGCACGGCGGATGCAGGCGCAGAAGGAGGAATCCAAGCGGCAGAAGCCTCCCGGCCGGTACGACGATTTATGGGATATGGACGAAGACGGTGAAAACAAAGCCGACAAATTGCCGGCGTCACCCAAACGCTTCCCGCCCGAGCCTGAGAAAGACATCATGTGGTTCATTCAGGAGCACTCCGACATTCTGGAGGATTGGCAGCGAGACATTATGAGCATGCTGCGGGAGGAGATGCTGTACTTCTGGCCGCAGATGGAAACCAAAATCATGAACGAGGGCTGGGCTTCGTACTGGCACCAGCGCATTCTGCGGGAGATGGACCTAACCAGCGAGGAAACGGTGGAATTCGCCAAGCTCAACGCCTCGGTCGTGCAGCCGTCGCGCCACAGCCTGAACCCTTATTACCTCGGACTGAAAATCTTCGAGGATATCGAGCGCCGCTGGGATCGGGAGAAGATGTTTGATGTACGCGAATACGATTCCGATATTTCCTTCCTGCGCAATTATTTAACAAAGGAACTCGTGGAGGACCTGGACCTCTATGTCTTCGAGAAAAAAGGCCCAGAGTGGAAAATCACCGACAAGGCATGGGAGAACATCCGCGATCAGCTGGTCGTCTCCCGCGTAAACGGCGGCTCGCCGTTTCTCGTCGTGACCGATGGCGATCATCTCCGTTCCGGCGAGCTGATGATCAAGCATCTGTACGAAGGCATTGAGCTCGACCTGAAGTATATGGAGCGCACCATCCCTTATGTCTACCGGCTCTGGGGCAAACCCGTGCATCTGCACAGCATGATCGAGGGCAAACCGATTCTGTTCTCCTATGACGGCAAGAAGCTCCATCGGCGATTTATTTAA
- a CDS encoding response regulator, translating into MNQVWRVVIVGSQPTSMLGTKLILEEQQDLLVEGMTSSDSEGLRMVGDLLPDLVLLDYHLSEHTSEAVLEQMKQLSPKTHVVIMTDNDGLPLLQSLISRGASGLLSKQASTFQLIHMITGLREGVASLPLDWVRQGIWPLTASAMNEGGLQLSETEAFIMERIVQGITYDKIAMEIQVSRRSIDNYLRKIYVKLGVSTRAQAIEKYALYTRQGRQIYA; encoded by the coding sequence ATGAATCAGGTTTGGCGGGTAGTTATCGTTGGCAGTCAACCTACAAGCATGCTGGGCACAAAATTGATTTTGGAAGAGCAGCAGGATCTGCTGGTTGAGGGAATGACATCCTCGGATTCAGAAGGGCTTCGAATGGTCGGGGATTTGCTTCCTGACTTGGTACTATTGGATTATCATTTGTCGGAACATACCTCGGAAGCCGTATTGGAGCAGATGAAGCAGCTGTCCCCTAAGACCCATGTCGTCATTATGACCGATAATGATGGCCTTCCGTTACTGCAATCCTTGATCAGCCGCGGTGCAAGCGGCCTATTGTCCAAACAGGCATCCACCTTTCAGCTCATACATATGATTACAGGACTCCGGGAAGGCGTTGCCTCGCTGCCGCTCGACTGGGTAAGGCAAGGCATCTGGCCGTTAACGGCCTCTGCAATGAATGAAGGCGGACTCCAGCTCTCCGAGACGGAGGCTTTTATAATGGAACGGATCGTCCAGGGCATTACATACGACAAAATCGCCATGGAAATTCAGGTAAGCCGCCGCTCAATTGACAATTACCTCCGCAAAATCTATGTGAAGCTGGGGGTATCCACTCGTGCGCAGGCGATCGAGAAATATGCTCTCTACACCCGCCAAGGCCGGCAAATTTATGCCTAA
- the serC gene encoding 3-phosphoserine/phosphohydroxythreonine transaminase, which produces MSKRAYNFNAGPAALPLEVLERAQAEFVNYGDTGMSIMEMSHRGAVYEAVHNEAQERLLSLLGNPSGYKVLFIQGGASTQFAMIPMNFLGQGQVANYIMTGSWSDKAIKEAKLIGETHVAASSEDSKYMALPNLRDIKLSDHAAYLHLTSNETIEGTQFKEFPDTGSVPLICDMSSDILSRPFDLNQFAMVYAGAQKNLGPSGVAVVIVREDMITDSPKHLPTMLRYNTYLKNNSLYNTPPSFGIYMINEVLKWIEEKGGLQGVQEMNRKKAALIYDAIDHSEGFYRGCVNAEVRSDMNITFRLASEELEKEFVKASEQAGFVGLKGHRSVGGLRASVYNAVPYESAQALVQFMQQFKKSHS; this is translated from the coding sequence TTGAGCAAGAGAGCATACAATTTTAACGCAGGACCTGCTGCATTGCCGCTTGAAGTGTTGGAGCGCGCCCAGGCCGAATTCGTCAATTACGGGGATACCGGCATGTCGATTATGGAAATGTCTCATCGCGGTGCTGTATATGAAGCCGTTCATAACGAAGCGCAGGAGCGCTTGCTGTCCCTGCTGGGGAATCCATCCGGCTACAAGGTGTTGTTCATCCAAGGCGGTGCAAGCACGCAATTTGCCATGATTCCGATGAACTTCTTGGGACAAGGCCAGGTTGCGAACTATATAATGACGGGAAGCTGGTCTGACAAGGCGATTAAAGAAGCCAAGCTGATCGGCGAAACTCATGTGGCAGCCTCCTCTGAGGATAGCAAGTACATGGCTCTGCCTAACCTTAGGGACATCAAGCTGTCGGATCATGCAGCTTATCTCCATCTGACTTCCAATGAAACGATTGAAGGCACACAGTTTAAGGAATTCCCGGATACCGGTTCGGTGCCGCTTATCTGTGATATGTCGAGCGATATCCTCAGCCGTCCGTTCGATTTGAACCAATTCGCGATGGTTTATGCGGGCGCTCAGAAGAACTTGGGGCCGTCCGGCGTTGCGGTTGTGATCGTCAGAGAGGATATGATTACAGATTCTCCTAAACATCTGCCGACTATGCTCCGTTACAATACGTATTTGAAAAATAACTCGCTATACAACACGCCGCCGTCTTTCGGCATCTATATGATCAACGAAGTGTTGAAGTGGATTGAAGAGAAGGGCGGCCTGCAAGGCGTTCAAGAGATGAACCGCAAGAAAGCCGCACTCATCTATGATGCCATTGATCACAGCGAAGGCTTCTACCGCGGCTGCGTGAATGCAGAGGTACGTTCCGATATGAACATTACGTTCCGTCTTGCCTCTGAGGAGCTGGAGAAGGAATTCGTGAAGGCTTCGGAGCAAGCAGGCTTTGTCGGCCTGAAGGGTCATCGCAGCGTCGGCGGTTTGCGGGCTTCGGTATATAACGCGGTTCCGTATGAGAGCGCTCAGGCGCTGGTACAATTTATGCAGCAGTTTAAGAAGAGCCACAGCTAA
- a CDS encoding globin-coupled sensor protein has product MIDVSPKRRQQLEYIGLDEQGLELLAKHRDVFAKVVEEVVNRFYAQIGTQPQLMQIIERTSTVERLKETQRVYWMSLAAGRVDDAYIAERIKIGQVHSRIGLKTDYYLGSYMVYLDIATDLLKQIVPDQWIQVVHALSKMFNLDSQLVLEAYEMKEKEKISNLVSDQQRMLEAITNAVQELTAMIVELDQSAALMADNAIKTAEAQDKAHTLTSELGEEILHIEQMGSLIREISDQSHLLGLNAAIEAAHAGELGRGFEVVAGEVRKLATNSKKAMDEIQDKVSGIIRKLGLVEQESEKTSMNARNQAASSQELAAFVKMMEKLADDLESLQHEYDVQKHDVQEGTVSEKVSV; this is encoded by the coding sequence ATGATTGATGTTTCCCCGAAAAGACGCCAACAGTTGGAGTATATCGGATTGGATGAACAAGGGTTGGAACTGCTGGCTAAACATCGTGATGTGTTTGCGAAGGTGGTTGAAGAGGTCGTTAACCGGTTTTACGCGCAGATCGGGACGCAGCCGCAGCTGATGCAGATTATCGAGCGTACCTCGACCGTGGAACGGCTTAAGGAGACTCAGCGGGTATATTGGATGTCACTTGCGGCAGGGAGAGTGGATGATGCTTATATTGCCGAACGGATTAAGATCGGACAAGTTCACTCCAGAATCGGCCTGAAAACAGACTATTACCTTGGAAGTTACATGGTTTATCTGGACATCGCCACCGATTTACTGAAGCAAATCGTACCGGATCAGTGGATCCAAGTGGTGCATGCGCTGAGCAAGATGTTTAATTTAGACTCCCAGCTCGTCCTGGAAGCTTACGAAATGAAAGAGAAAGAGAAGATCAGCAACTTGGTATCGGATCAACAAAGAATGTTGGAAGCGATTACAAATGCAGTTCAAGAATTGACTGCCATGATCGTGGAGCTGGATCAAAGCGCGGCGTTAATGGCTGACAATGCAATCAAAACAGCAGAGGCACAGGATAAAGCGCATACTCTGACTTCCGAGCTGGGCGAGGAAATTCTGCATATTGAGCAGATGGGCAGCTTGATCAGGGAAATCTCGGATCAGAGCCACTTGCTCGGTCTGAATGCGGCAATTGAGGCTGCTCATGCCGGGGAATTAGGCAGAGGCTTCGAGGTGGTTGCCGGGGAAGTCCGAAAGCTGGCCACCAACTCCAAGAAGGCGATGGATGAGATTCAGGACAAGGTTAGCGGCATTATTCGCAAGCTGGGTCTTGTGGAGCAGGAATCGGAAAAAACGTCGATGAACGCACGTAATCAGGCGGCAAGCTCGCAGGAATTGGCTGCTTTTGTGAAAATGATGGAAAAGCTGGCCGATGATTTGGAATCGCTTCAACATGAATATGATGTTCAGAAGCACGATGTCCAAGAGGGAACCGTATCCGAGAAGGTAAGCGTATAA
- a CDS encoding PrkA family serine protein kinase: protein MDIFERIASYRAEGDRLAWSGTFREYIEILKKDPSPAMTAHARVYDMIESYGFEESGGQKKYKFFEQEIFGLDRAVEKLVEEYFHSAARRLDVRKRILLLMGPVSGGKSTLVTLLKRGLEKHSRTDRGAIYAISGCPMQEEPLHLIPLELRPEIEKELGVRIEGNLCPACQLRLKTEYGGDIEQVEVERVLISEENRVGIGTFSPSDPKSQDIADLTGSIDFSTITEYGSESDPRAYRFDGELNKANRGLMEFQEMLKCDEKFLWNLLSLTQEGNFKAGRFALISADELIVAHTNESEYKAFIANKKNEALQSRMIVMPIPYNLRVSDEEKIYSKLIGQSDMKHIHIAPHALRSAAIFSVLTRLKETKKQGMDLIKKMRMYDGVEVEGYKEADLKEMQNEYLEEGMSGIDPRYVINRISSALIKQDLQCINALDMLRAIKDGLDQHASIAKEERERYLNFIAAARKEYDDLAKKEVQKAFVYSFEESAKTLFENYLDNIEAFCNWTKIRDPLTDEEMDPDERLMRSIEEQIGVSENAKKAFREEIMIRISAYSRKGKKFEYHNHERLREAIEKKLFTDLKDIVKITTSTKTPDAVQLKRINEVSSRLIEEHGYCPVCANELLRYVGSLLNR, encoded by the coding sequence ATGGATATTTTCGAACGCATAGCATCATATCGGGCAGAAGGCGACCGTTTGGCGTGGAGCGGCACATTCAGGGAATACATTGAAATACTTAAGAAGGATCCCTCTCCAGCCATGACGGCACATGCCCGTGTATATGACATGATCGAATCCTACGGTTTCGAAGAGAGCGGGGGTCAGAAAAAATATAAGTTTTTTGAACAGGAAATCTTCGGTCTCGACCGAGCTGTTGAGAAACTCGTTGAGGAATATTTCCATTCCGCGGCCCGCAGACTGGATGTACGCAAACGCATACTGCTGCTTATGGGGCCCGTCAGCGGCGGGAAATCCACGCTGGTCACGCTGCTGAAGCGCGGCCTGGAGAAGCATTCCCGTACCGATCGGGGGGCTATATATGCGATATCCGGCTGCCCGATGCAGGAGGAGCCGCTGCATCTGATTCCACTGGAGCTAAGACCCGAAATCGAGAAGGAGCTTGGCGTCCGGATCGAGGGCAATTTGTGCCCGGCCTGCCAGCTTCGCCTCAAGACCGAATACGGCGGAGATATCGAACAGGTTGAAGTCGAGCGGGTGTTAATCTCCGAGGAGAACCGCGTCGGCATCGGCACATTCAGCCCGTCCGATCCCAAGTCGCAGGATATTGCCGATTTAACCGGCAGCATCGATTTCTCCACCATCACGGAATACGGCTCGGAATCGGATCCGCGGGCCTATCGTTTTGACGGCGAGTTAAACAAAGCGAACCGCGGTTTGATGGAATTCCAGGAGATGCTGAAATGCGACGAGAAATTTCTGTGGAATTTGCTCTCCCTGACCCAGGAAGGGAACTTTAAAGCGGGCCGGTTTGCGCTAATTAGCGCCGATGAGCTGATTGTGGCCCACACCAACGAATCCGAGTATAAAGCATTTATCGCGAATAAGAAAAATGAGGCGCTGCAATCGCGGATGATTGTCATGCCGATTCCGTATAACCTGAGAGTTAGCGACGAGGAGAAGATCTACTCGAAGCTGATCGGCCAAAGCGATATGAAGCATATTCACATCGCGCCGCACGCGCTTCGTTCTGCCGCGATATTCTCCGTTTTGACGCGTCTGAAGGAAACGAAGAAGCAAGGGATGGATCTGATCAAGAAGATGCGGATGTACGATGGGGTGGAAGTCGAAGGGTATAAAGAAGCGGACCTGAAAGAGATGCAGAATGAATATTTGGAAGAAGGCATGTCCGGGATTGATCCGCGATATGTCATTAACCGGATATCCAGTGCTTTGATTAAGCAGGATCTTCAGTGCATTAACGCGCTGGATATGCTGCGGGCGATCAAGGATGGGCTGGATCAGCATGCTTCGATTGCCAAGGAGGAGCGGGAGCGCTATCTGAATTTTATTGCCGCCGCACGCAAGGAGTATGATGATCTGGCGAAGAAGGAAGTCCAGAAGGCCTTTGTGTATTCCTTCGAGGAGTCTGCCAAGACGCTGTTCGAGAATTATTTGGATAACATCGAAGCATTCTGCAACTGGACGAAAATTCGCGATCCGTTAACGGATGAAGAGATGGATCCGGACGAAAGATTGATGCGTTCGATCGAGGAGCAGATCGGCGTCTCGGAAAACGCGAAGAAGGCTTTTCGGGAAGAGATCATGATTCGCATCTCGGCTTATTCCCGGAAGGGTAAAAAGTTCGAGTATCACAATCATGAGCGCCTGCGCGAGGCGATTGAGAAGAAGCTGTTCACTGACCTGAAGGATATCGTCAAGATTACAACCTCGACCAAAACGCCGGATGCCGTGCAGTTGAAACGGATCAACGAGGTTAGCTCCAGACTGATCGAGGAGCATGGATATTGCCCGGTATGTGCGAACGAGCTGCTGCGTTATGTGGGCAGTCTATTGAATCGGTAA
- a CDS encoding AbrB/MazE/SpoVT family DNA-binding domain-containing protein encodes MKPAGVVRKVDQLGRIVLPKSLRKRYQMNEGDPVEILVQGDHIILERYRPKCVFCGSMDGVSEFKERYICSQCMSEMQQLPKHA; translated from the coding sequence ATGAAACCTGCTGGTGTTGTTCGTAAAGTTGATCAGCTGGGAAGAATCGTTCTGCCTAAGTCTCTACGCAAGAGATATCAAATGAACGAGGGGGATCCCGTAGAAATTCTTGTACAGGGGGACCATATTATATTGGAGCGCTATCGTCCGAAATGCGTCTTCTGTGGTTCTATGGACGGAGTTAGCGAGTTTAAAGAGCGCTATATCTGTTCACAATGCATGTCCGAAATGCAGCAGCTTCCGAAACATGCCTAG